ATTTTGATCTAATTTTAAAAAGGGTGTAACATCGAAGCTTTGATTTTGCTTAATTGTTTTTTCTTACTGTTTTGTTATTTATACTAAACTGAGCAATTTCACCCAATTGTCCTAAATTAATCACAATTTTTGAAGATAAGGATTTTAAATTAATTACTTATGTATAAATAGTTTTACCAGCATAATTTTCTAGATCCCAATGATCAATTTCTTTTTCCGCAAGCTTTTTTAAATGATTAATTCCTCTTACCATCATGTGATTGGCAAGATATTTCACTAATGGCAATCCTTCTGCCCAGCCATATGCACCAAAAAGTTCTACCATTGACTGTCTATTCTTAGAAGCATCTAATTGTGCATTTGAATTAGCTAAATCGGCTAAGCCATGACATTTAAGCATTGGTTTTAGAGAAAAAATTAAAATAATATCAATTACATGTTATTAAGTTCGGATCTTCCTATTCAGGAAATTCTTGATAACGTAAATGTTTCTAATTCAACTTATTTTTATCAAAAGTTTAAGAAAAAAGAGAATTGTACGCCAACCGAATATCGTCATTATTATAAAAAAATTCGTTCTACGAATGATGCAGATTTAAATTGGCTACTCAAAGAATAAGCTCTACCTAGTACACAGTTCTGAGCATACAAAAAGCACTAGGCCAAAATGGCCTAGTGCTAGATATCAAGTTCTCTTAGCAATACTTGATATTAAAATTATTTTTACTAATTCGAATTTTTAAAACAGAATTACTTCTTAATTCATTAGATTTGATTGCATACAGTGATAACGGAGTTTTGAGCTAGTAAAAGATCGTTTGTAGTTGTAGCATCGTGAACGTCACCGCTAGTACCGTCTTTTTGGTCGCCCAAAGCTGCCTTAACTACAGCATCAATCTGGGCAAGTTTCTCTTTTTTATCAGAATCAGTTAGTAACCCATCATTATTAATCTTATCCTTAGCTGTCTTAACTGCATTATTAATTGAATCAACAGTATATGCTTGTTGCTTAGCAAATGGTACTGCATCGTTAAGTGCATTTTGGAAATCTGTCTCTGCCTTGTCAAGCTCTGCTTGCGATTTAGCACTTGTAATTGCATCTTTAGCTGTTTTAGCAGCTTTAGCAATTTTATCTGGTGCTGCCGTCTTAGCGTCACCATCGTCCATCTTGGCAACAGACTTAGAAGCAAAGTCTGACACTTGACTTACTAATTCACTCGAAGCTAATTTCTTTCCTTCAAATTTACATGCCTTAGTAACTTGTTCTTTAATGGTATTAATTTCATCTTCTGACATCGCATCATGGATATCACCAGTTAAACCATCTTTTTGTTCGCCCAATGCATTCTTAACGATAGCATTAATTCTATCAACAGCTGCTCGCTTATTTTCTGTTGATGCAGGCGTGTCAGTAACTGCCTGAATTGCGTCGTCAGCTGCTTGGTTAATTTCCTTAATAGCTCCATCCTTCTGCTCTTTTAATGAACTATCAGTCTGCCGTGCTTTGCAAGTAGCTAAAACCATATTTACTGATGAGAGAATGTCACTCGTTGTTTTGGCATCATAAATATTATGGCTAACATTATCACCATCATTAGTATCGTCTTTATGGGCAACTAAAGCTGCGTTAGAAACAGCGTCAATTTCAGAAAGTGCCTCATCCTTTTCATCTTTTGATAAAGTGGTATCGTTATTGATTGCTGCCTTAGCATCTGTAACTGCACTATTGATTGTGTCCTTAGCATATTCTTGCTGCTTAGCAAATGGTACTACATCGTTAAGTGCATTTTGGAAATCGGTTTCTGCCTTGTCAAGATCAGCTTGCGATTTAGCACTTGCAATTGCGTCATTAGCAGCTTTTACTGCTTTAGCAATTTTATCTGGTGCTACCGTCTTAGCGTCACCGTCATCCATTTTGGCTACGGCATCCTTTACAAAATCGCCTTCCTGTTTTACCAAGTCATTCGAAACTATCTGGTTTCCAACTAATTCACATTTTGCTTTTGTTTCGTCTACGACCTTTTTAACGTCAGCTACAGTTTTAGTATCATTAATTGCGCCGCTCTTACCATCTTTTTGCTCACCTAAAGCGGCCTTAACAATATCTTCAATTTGATTGACGGCTGTTTGCTTTTCATCATCCGTTAATGGACTACTCTTGATTGAGTTAACAACATCATCTTGGGTTTCTTTAATTTCTTTGACAGCTGTATCCTTAGCATCTTGCAGACTCTTATCAGATTCATCTTTTGCATCTTTTACTGCTTTGTTAATTGCGGAAGTTGCTGCATTCTCAGCTGTTGTAACATCATCAATAGTTTTAGCAGCATTAACTGCACCAGTCTTTTCGTCGGTTGCATCTTTTACTGCTTTATCAATATCTTCTTTAGCCTTACTTTGTTGCTCATCTGTTAAGTTCTTATTGCCAGCAATTTTGTCTTGAGCTTCTTTAGCTGCATCTTTGATCTTACCAACAGCTTTATCCTTAGCATCTTGTAAATTCTTATCAGCTGTTGCGTCTGTATCTTTTACTGTGTTGTTAATTGCATCAGTCGCATTATTCTCAGCTGTTGTAACATCATCGGTAGTTTTAGCAGCGTTAACTGTACCAGTCTTTTCATCGGTTGCTTTATCTACTAATTCAGTAATCTTATCAATCGCTATTTTTTGTTGCTCTTCTGTTAAGTTCTTATTACCAGCAATTTTGTCTTGGGCTTCTTTAGCCATATCTTTGATCTTACCAACAGCTTTATTCTTAGCATCTAGCAAATTCTTATTAGCTTCATCATTTGCTTTATTTACTGCGTCGTTAATTGCATTAGTCGCAGCATTCTCGGCTTTTGTAACGTCATCAGCAGTTTTAGCAGCGTTAACTGTACCAGTCTTTTCATCGGTTGCATCTTTTACTGCTTTATCAATATCTTCTTTAGCCTTATCCTGTTGGGCCTTTGCCAAGTTCTTATTATCATCAATTTTGTTTTTGGCTTCTGTAGCTTTAGCATTAATGCTTTCGATAGCTGCTTCTTGCTTCTTCTTTAGTGAGTCACTAATTTGTTTTGCTCTGCAAGTAGCTAAGACAGTGTTCATGGCTGTGAAAATATCACTCGTTGTTGTGGCATCATGAACATCACCACTAGTGCCGTCTTTCTTTTCACCTAAAGCTAATTTAACAACAGTGTCAATTTCAGAAAGTGTTGCATTCTTTTCATCTTCTGACATCCAGTCATCGTTATTAATTTCGTCTTTAGCTGTTTTGACCGCATTATTAATTGTGTCAATAGCATATTCTTGCTGCTTAGCAAATGGTACTGCATCATTAAGGGCATTTTGGAAATCAGCTTCTGCCTTATCAAGATCAGCTTGCGATTTAGCACTTGTAATTGCGTCTTTAGCATCTTTTACAGCTTTAGCAATTTTATCTGGTGCTGCCGTCTTAGCGTCACCGTCATCCATCTTGGCTACGGCCTTGGTTACAAAATCGCCCTCCTGTTTTGCTAAGTCATTTGAAACTATTTGGTTTCCAACTAATTCACATTTTGCTGTCGCTTCATCCTTGGCCTTCTTAACGTCAGCTACAGTTTTAGCATCATTAATTGAGCCACTCTTACCATCTTTTTGCTCACCTAAAGCGGCCTTAACAATATCTTCAATTTGATTGATGGCTGTTTGCTTTTCATCATCTGTTAGTGGACTACTCTTAACTAAGTTAACAGCATCATCTTGTGCCTTTTTAATGTCTTTGACAGCATCATCCTTAGCTGGTTGCAAAGCAGGATCTACTGTTGGAACGCTTGGACTTGTTGAGCTTGAGCCACCAGTACTAGGTACACTGGTTGAATTAGAATTATTAGTTGAAGCTGTATTATTACCTGAATCAGGTTTATCAGTTGGGGTTGTAGTGTTTTCGTTTGGCTTTTCGACATCATTATTATCAATTGCCGGCTCCTTCTTAGCCAAAGCACTTGCTTTAATATAACCTAACTTAGTTGAGTAATACTTCTTACCCTTGATGGTTACTGCTGCACCATAAATTGTTACTTTTTGACCTTTAGCGATTTTACTGCTCTTTATAGCTTTACCTTTACGAGTATATAAAACTGTCTTTTTAGCGGTGTTACGGCTCTTGCCATCAACATTTACAGCCTTGATATATTGGTTCTTGCCAATTTTATAGTAAACTTTGCCTTTGACAGTCTTCTTGCTTGAAACACTGACCTTTTTGCCCACTTTAAGAACAGTACCGGTCTTGACCATTTTCTTGCCTTTTAGTCTATAAATAGCAGAATTGGCACCAATTACCTTACTCTTTTTAGCGGCACTAACCTGAACAGGCGTATTATTTAACACGTTATTAGGCATCTGACTAAGCCCAACCGTTAATAATGCTGCACCCGATAGCGAAACAATTACTTTTTTATACGAATTGTTTTTATTCATTTTTTAAACCTTTCACTCATATTTTTATTACACACTTGCTTTTAACTACTGTTACTAAAAGCATTTTCATTAATCATAATGCTAAAACTCAATCTTCGGAACACTATATACAAAAAAAAAAAAAAATAATATAGTTTTAAAAAACAGGTAAATAATAATCAAGATATTGTTCTTAGGTTAAAATTGATTAATCCAGTTGGTATTATTGAACCCAACCCACAATTAATTCATTAATCAAGATTAAAGTAATTTATATAATATATTTAAATATTATAATATTACGCGTAAAAAGATGCAGACTTAAAAAGTTTTTAGGAAGTCACTAAAAGGCCAAGAACATAGGTACCGGTAAAACCAATTCAAGCAAAAAAGCCATTTTAGAATTTCTTCCAAAATGACTTTTTGTTTTAGTTATTAAACTTTAAATTAATCGTCTAACTTTTCTTTGTTAGTTACGTTTAATTTTTCATCGAAGGTGTAAACCACTGGTTCACCAGTCTTCATTTCCAAGTTCATGATGTCAGCATCAGAAATGTTTTCAATGTACTTGGTTAAAGCACGAAGTGAGTTACCGTGAGCAGCAATAATGACATTCTTTCCAGCTAATAAGTCTGGAGCAATGTGATCTTCCCAGAATGGCATAACTCTTTCAAGACAAACCTTAAGGTTTTCTGTCCGTGGGATGATGTTCGGGTCAAGATCTGCATAACGACGGTCATGTACTTGACTAAATTCTGAATCATCTTCAATTTTTGGTGGCAAAACATCGTATGAACGACGCCAAATGTGAACTTGTTCGTCACCATATTTGTCAGCAGTTGCCTTCTTGTTCAAACCTTGCAAACCACCGTAATGACGTTCATTTAATCTCCAAGACTTAGTTTCTGGAACCCAGAGTTGGTCGCTTTCTTCCAAAGCGAAGTGCAAAGTCTTAATCGCACGAGTTAAAACTGAGGTATAAGCTTGGTCAAATTTAAGACCGTGTTCCTTAATTAACTTACCTGCATTCTTTGCTTCTTCAACACCTTTTTCTGACAAGTCAACATCAATCCAACCAGTGAACTTGTTTTCAAGGTTCCATTCACTTTGTCCGTGACGGATTAAAACTAATTTCGACATGAAATATCTCCTTTGCAAATTAAAAGCTTCACTTACTATTTTACACATTTAGATTTTGTTTTCATAGGGTTTAAGATTAAAAATCATTTTTTTAATCTTTATTTTACGATACAATAGATAATATTATGACTATAAGGAAAGTGAATATCTAACCAAAATGAAATTTAAAAAATTATTGCTAAGTATGGGCGTTGTAGCGGCACTAATTTCCGGTGGTTGCTCTAAACAAAAAAAGCAAGCTGAACCTATTTTAACCAAAACCCAGGTGATTAAAAAAGCTCAGAAAACTTTTAAAAGTGGTCAAGCTAAGCAAGTTGTTAACCTTAGAACTGACACTTCCAGTCAAGTTGTAGCTTCAAACTTTACTTTCGGTGGCGACCCAACAGTTTTTCATTTAAATTATCAGACTGAAAATAATCAAAGCAAAAAGAATTCCCACAGCATGGATGAGTGGATCAGCAATACGGGAAATCTATATATCAACGGTCAAAGTACTTGGTATAAAGCAGAAGTTGCGAAAACAACTGGTCACACGTATGCCGACTTGCTTGATGCCATTCTTAATAACGAAATGTTAATGGATCCACCTTCTAAGCTCATTAACGCATATCAAATGAAGCGAAGCGGCAGAACCTACACGTTAACAGCTAAGATTACTGATAAAGAAGTAATGAAAGCAGCCGTTGCTCCTATTTTTCAAACCAATACCCAGAGCCAGCAACAACAGAAAATTTACAATAAATTGGCTAAGGCAGGTAAATTCCAAGACATGACCGTTAAGCTTGTAGTTAAAGGTAATAAACTTGCTACCTTCAAGTACAATGTCAACTTAAAGATTGGTAAGCTGATGAGATTAAGTGCCGGTCAAAGCTATGCTAATATTGGCAGCCGTGATTTTCTCAAGTTGCCATCAAACGCTCTAGATGCTAAGCCTTTACCCAAAGCAAATAAGAAAAAATAATTAAGTACCAAGCATTATTTCACTATGAAATAATGCTTTTTTAGTAAAACTTAAAACAATAAAATTAAATATAGAGTAAAATAGTCCTTAAAATAAAATTAAGTAAGATTAAAAAAGGAGTACTCCGATGAAAACCAAAAAGATGATCTCTTCGATATTACTGACTTTTACACTATTTGCCGGTGGTCTAAGTCAAGCTCAA
This genomic window from Lactobacillus panisapium contains:
- a CDS encoding AraC family transcriptional regulator, with the protein product MLLSSDLPIQEILDNVNVSNSTYFYQKFKKKENCTPTEYRHYYKKIRSTNDADLNWLLKE
- a CDS encoding DUF1542 domain-containing protein, with the protein product MNKNNSYKKVIVSLSGAALLTVGLSQMPNNVLNNTPVQVSAAKKSKVIGANSAIYRLKGKKMVKTGTVLKVGKKVSVSSKKTVKGKVYYKIGKNQYIKAVNVDGKSRNTAKKTVLYTRKGKAIKSSKIAKGQKVTIYGAAVTIKGKKYYSTKLGYIKASALAKKEPAIDNNDVEKPNENTTTPTDKPDSGNNTASTNNSNSTSVPSTGGSSSTSPSVPTVDPALQPAKDDAVKDIKKAQDDAVNLVKSSPLTDDEKQTAINQIEDIVKAALGEQKDGKSGSINDAKTVADVKKAKDEATAKCELVGNQIVSNDLAKQEGDFVTKAVAKMDDGDAKTAAPDKIAKAVKDAKDAITSAKSQADLDKAEADFQNALNDAVPFAKQQEYAIDTINNAVKTAKDEINNDDWMSEDEKNATLSEIDTVVKLALGEKKDGTSGDVHDATTTSDIFTAMNTVLATCRAKQISDSLKKKQEAAIESINAKATEAKNKIDDNKNLAKAQQDKAKEDIDKAVKDATDEKTGTVNAAKTADDVTKAENAATNAINDAVNKANDEANKNLLDAKNKAVGKIKDMAKEAQDKIAGNKNLTEEQQKIAIDKITELVDKATDEKTGTVNAAKTTDDVTTAENNATDAINNTVKDTDATADKNLQDAKDKAVGKIKDAAKEAQDKIAGNKNLTDEQQSKAKEDIDKAVKDATDEKTGAVNAAKTIDDVTTAENAATSAINKAVKDAKDESDKSLQDAKDTAVKEIKETQDDVVNSIKSSPLTDDEKQTAVNQIEDIVKAALGEQKDGKSGAINDTKTVADVKKVVDETKAKCELVGNQIVSNDLVKQEGDFVKDAVAKMDDGDAKTVAPDKIAKAVKAANDAIASAKSQADLDKAETDFQNALNDVVPFAKQQEYAKDTINSAVTDAKAAINNDTTLSKDEKDEALSEIDAVSNAALVAHKDDTNDGDNVSHNIYDAKTTSDILSSVNMVLATCKARQTDSSLKEQKDGAIKEINQAADDAIQAVTDTPASTENKRAAVDRINAIVKNALGEQKDGLTGDIHDAMSEDEINTIKEQVTKACKFEGKKLASSELVSQVSDFASKSVAKMDDGDAKTAAPDKIAKAAKTAKDAITSAKSQAELDKAETDFQNALNDAVPFAKQQAYTVDSINNAVKTAKDKINNDGLLTDSDKKEKLAQIDAVVKAALGDQKDGTSGDVHDATTTNDLLLAQNSVITVCNQI
- a CDS encoding 2,3-diphosphoglycerate-dependent phosphoglycerate mutase: MSKLVLIRHGQSEWNLENKFTGWIDVDLSEKGVEEAKNAGKLIKEHGLKFDQAYTSVLTRAIKTLHFALEESDQLWVPETKSWRLNERHYGGLQGLNKKATADKYGDEQVHIWRRSYDVLPPKIEDDSEFSQVHDRRYADLDPNIIPRTENLKVCLERVMPFWEDHIAPDLLAGKNVIIAAHGNSLRALTKYIENISDADIMNLEMKTGEPVVYTFDEKLNVTNKEKLDD